The Lytechinus pictus isolate F3 Inbred chromosome 8, Lp3.0, whole genome shotgun sequence nucleotide sequence TCCTCTTCTTAATTTGTTTGatacttttcatgaattaatcATTATGGTTTATAAAAAGATGAAGTTAAGCATCTCACCCTATTTGGTTTGGGATAGAACCAGTAAGTTGCAAAGATGACATCAATGCTGTTTGGATCGCTGGGTAGGTCATCCAGGACCGGACTAAGAGGTGGAGCCAGGGTACCAGTAGAGATAAGCCTCTGGATACCTCCCGCATCATGGAGTCCTGCGTGACGTCTCGATCTTTGGTGTTGCTCATCCCTTGGCATGTCCGACCTGGAGACAAACAGCTTGGCATTGCGTTTAGATACAAACCTCTTCGTCTTTCCATCATTCTTTGATTCATCGTCTAGTCCAAGAAGGTCCTTGAGGATTCCCTCAAGCTCTTCCTCTGAGAGGTTTTGTAGGTCATCTTGGGGAGTTTCATCACCGCTTTCTTGTCCTGATTTCTTCTCCTTCGGAGAATCAAACCAGGATTCTGGAAGTCCAAGGTCTTCAAGTCCTCCTGCGATATCTCCAGATAGTAGCGCATCATCATCAGAAGGTGAGGTATTGGTCAGTGTCGCGTCAACagcttcattttcttcttttgccTGAGCGCTTTCTGTTGGGATCTTATCACTTTTGTCAGTGTTGATTTCAAGGTTGGTTGCTTTGGTTGAAGAATCTCTTTGGTCAGGTGACGTGAACTCCTGGTCATCATGAAAATCGTCTTGGTCCTTGAGATTGTCTGATATTGCAGATAGTCTTGCCAAAAGTTTGTCATATTCATTCTGGAAGTCTAATGAATGTGTCCTAGATTGTGGTGGGAGTGTTGTTGGCTCGGAATCCTGTACATAGGGGAAGagtaaaaaaagatcaaaatgaAGCATTAAGCAAGCCAGTGCTGTCCACGAGGCCGAGAAGCCAAGACCGAGGCAAAACTGCAAAACTCTCTAAGACCTCTGAGGCCAATGACAAGGCTAAGGCCACATATTTGTCCTTGCTCAGGCGAGCCTCGAGAAGCAAATCAAGGGAAGCTCAGTGGTCATTGGCCGGtaacaacttttttattctgAATTTATATAACATTTAATGAATCAGTTTTACAgaaaggtattttttttatcagattttttgtCATATTGTGAATTTTGCTGAGGATTGTTCACAAGTCATGAAAGTTATTTTTGGGTAAGGCTGGTTcaaattaaaagtcatttcTGCCAAAAGTTAACTAGATTCAAGATTCAATTGTACTTGTTTATTTGGTCTTATggttatttgtattattattgttagcattatttttatcaatattttttattatcataatcattatcattaattttatcattatcattattatcatcattattaatattgtctatattattattctcaTGAACTTAATATGAATAAAAGCTTCACCCACTtctcctgattttttttatattagttTTACTTCAACTTACCTGATTGTGAGAATTAGGTAATGCTGAATCAGTAGCTGACTGCTTATTTTCTTCCTTAGCACTGCTATCTTTCTGATCATTATCTTCTTTTGATTTGTTCTCTTCCTCTTTATCGTCCTGTTTCTGAGCATCAAGTACGACGGGTATTACTTCAGGATATTTCTTCAGGTATTCCATGGCCATACGAGTAGCATTTACTGTGTATCTATGCTCATCTTCAAAGCGATCAGCTGTAACAAGGAATAAGAATACAGAAATTGATAGACAATTATGATTATCAATATATATCCTAAATGTCACAGCATTGCAAATTTGTAAACGATTGCCACTATTCAACCATTTGAGTTTCCTCTGCTTCACAATAGAGTAACAAGTCTGATTAAGTGCAAAGCTGAACTTTGTGCACTCTCTCCTTTCATCTCACTCGCAAACATTGATATTGCACACAGTCTACACTGTATGTATCAATCAGCAAAaaatagtacatgtagatatgttTATGGACTGAAAAGAGACCTGCAAATGTTACACACTTCTCTTCTTGAGTGATGGAATATTGAAATGTGTCAGCAAGTGAGGTTGTGTGTGTGAGTAACCGGTTTGTTGGCTCaattggtagagcgtccgtcacACAACCGTGATGTCGGGAGTTAAAACCCCGgctgcgtcagaccaaaagacgttaaaagatgggagttgctgctaccctgtttggcgttcaacgatagagcctcgtcgatctggcgctgcacggCAGCTgtcgggcccacgatcaattgggcaaagcaaatttttggagtatttaatttcatatcaatttcgaacaataaaatatggattttcatttttttcttctctcttttcaagCCATGTGTAATGAAGAGCTTACCATGATATGTGATATTACAAAATTCTTAGCAGACAGAATATCTTATCAAGTTCATTGGATTACCTGAAGTGTAAACAACCTGTCCGGGTACATCCATATGTTGATTGAGAAGGCTGCCTGTGGTCACAGAGCCTGAATTGAACCTCTCTCGACAAAAATTGGTCCGACTTAGAGAGCCCTTGCTTTCACCTATAAGCAGCGAATGGTCaattgaaggaaagaaaaagagtacAAAAAACGATTAGATGttttagaaataaagaaattacaaaatattttcaagaataagagaaaagttattttaatgataaacaCATAGTTTTTGCAATTTATACAAAGAgaataaaatataaagtaataaaataaattgcctTATTACACAAAGTGCTAATTTAGAATAAATATGGATAATTGATGACTCTGTCACTGCCAGATCTGAAACATATTGCAAATGGAACTTAAAAATTGTCAATAGCTTTTATAATCTTGTCAGAGCTTCACTCACAAATGAATTCATGATTCCACATTTAATTAAGATTCACTTATTAGAGTAATATGTCCTTGTGTCAATAGATGTCTTTAAAATGTGACTTTCTGACCCAAAATTTACATTGTATGAAAATCATTCCCACTGCAAGTCAAGACAGAATAATGTCAAAAAAGAATAAAGTATTAAAGCAATATCATTTCTAAAGTAGTGTCTAGGAGAGCTAAAAAAAATGGTGACCTATCCAGCATATAGATCGGCTTTACAAAACAAATACTAACTCATGACCCAAAGGTGAATAAACAATTGAAGACTTTAAAGTGAATGGAAGTCCAGTTTTGAATCCATTTTAAGATTTGGTTACTAGTATGCATGTATCAATGTTTCTATGGACTTGCTCCGTCATACTGAAGTGATTTAGTCACTATTAGCCAAAACATCATCTACATTCACAAAGTAAGAATTTATTAATCGTTCCTCCAATATCAACAAAAACATACGGTGAAACTCATTTGCTCATGCCGCCTGTTTTATGGAACAAGCTTTCAAATTCCCCGATAACAACTGATTCAGCTAACAAATACCAAACAGCCCTTAAAACCTACTTGTTTGAATTTGCCTAACCTCAACATAGTGAAATCACCAACACATCTTTTCCTCTCCTTCATTTCCTGTAGTTCATAGAGACATATTTGTTATGTGTTATACACTACATaaaactgactattattattagagATAATTCAAAGAAAAAGACATTACCTTCTCCAGTAAAACTGAAAGCTTCTGTCTCTTGCTCATGCCCTTCACAACCTAGTCTCCAGTAAAAGAATGCATCATTGCCATAGCCTTCTGTACTCACAGTCAATGGGGATGTGGTTGCTGAACCTGAGCTGATGATATTCTCCTGGAGAAGAGGTTGTCCATTCCTTCCATCCAAGATGTTGATCTTTGTGCGATGAAATAGAAGTGAATAATAATATGATTGAATATATTTGGAAAGGTAATTGCTCAAGGCGCTGGAAGTTCAagcaaatcccagccatggcatagtttccttcagcaagtagTTTATCcttattgtgctgcactcaacccaggcgaggtgaattggtacccggcaggattaattgaGTGAATTCAccgagcgctgaaaggcagcttgagctcattacgtcaaacccccgtttggagaaagaccgcagttcagattgcaaactgcggttctaTACCCCTTTTTCTGTTtggaatttgaaaaaatcatttccaagcgcCGATCAACCCTgattggccaggtaatcccgctgtctcaatttctcctccacaggccagattatgagcgttgagccaaggacgaaatgataaacaacagctgtgctattacgtaagacttctctgcctgtagtaggaccttatattcgatatttaatcacgttttcaaaggcatattgtattcagaaatccaatttcagcccattttcaatttcgaacgaagaaaatcgacctcgaaattaGGAAAGTAGGGGGATAAAATGACGACATGGTTTGCAGGGATGCTACCGCGCTCACACATTGCCCATAGAGCTCTATGCATAGAGCTATTATGCTCTATGCACTGCCATATATCCATTTTGTGTAGCCCCCTACTGTGATTGCGGAGGGAAATAGgggtatagtgttatcaaatggaggtttttcgtcatgttaagtcggggtaataataataactagagatgctcggcAGGTCGCACggccgagcacatgtatcccccgaacccaccGCGTCATCGGTCATTGCAATATATAGAGCTCACattgaaatttgacaaataaatacaattgtcatggcgacaatgaccctgcccacattttgcctgtgggtaccaaattcgatgacaataatatgacgtAGCAGCGTGACTCTGCCGAACCGCAAGTATTTTCCAGTATCACCTGTTGGGGAATACAATTATAGagtaatctggatatattttgtaaacctaaccctaagaccCCCACCAAACATGATAGGCATCTTCGCTTCACCAtctaatattgcttctgtgtgccaactgttatgacaaactggaaaaaagCAGAAGTTACAGGTTCTACccaattttccacaaaaatatggttaccatggcaaccatgtctcctcccactccaaaatcattaggcggctttgctttaccataatggaccttcatgacaaatttgaagataattggagaagaaatgcagccagtagagcactcacaagaaaatctctgctatttccacaaaaactcgttaccatggcaacgatgtctccgcccaaaccaaaatcaataggcggctttgctgaattgaccttcatgccacatttgaagatgatcggagaagaaatgcagctggtagagcactcacaaggacatctctgctatttccacaaaaactcattaccatggcaacaatgtctccgcccacaccaaaatctacaggcggctttgcttaaccacaatggaccttcatgccacatttgaagatgatcggagaagaaatgcagctggtagagcactcacaaggacatctctgctatttccacaaaaactcattaccatggcaatgatTTCTCCGctcacaccaaaatcaataggcggctttgccTTACCATAATTGATCTTCATGCCACATTCAAAGATaattggagaagaaatgcagctggtagagcgctcacaaggacatctttactatttccacaaaaactcttgttaccatggcaccgatgtctccgcccacaccaaaatcaataggcggctttgccttaccataatggaccttcatgtcACATTCAAAGATGATCgcagaagaaatgcagctggtagagcgctcacaaaaCATCTCTACTCTTTCCACAAAAActcctgttaccatggcaacaatgtctCTGCCCACACCCAAATTGATAGGCGGCTTTGCTATACCATATATAACCTccatgccaaatttgaagatgatcggaaaagaaatgcagctgatagagcgctcacaaggaaatctctccGGCGGCAGCGGACGCGGCGCgacgaggccaaatccatagtatcctccgaactctgttcgggggatacaataATGTGCCTCAGAATAGAATACTTCtggatagatggcgctatataaatgcctattattattttattgttattaaagTAAAACTAATCATAAATCACTGTtacataataatgaataagaatttttttataaaaatcaattaattacaAATAAGTTTAAGAGTGAGAATTTTCCTGACAATGCCCAAATACTGTAGCAGCTCTTACTGATTGCCATTATACATTCTACGCACAACAGAGCTACATGTACtaataacaatatcaatataCTTTTGGACAAATTGCTGTCATCATATCAAATCTTTaatgaattatcatttttttacctGCACATAGTAGTAGAGAGGGTAGCCGGGTCCATAGTTATAGACAACCATGAAGTCAggcacatcatcatcattgtagaAACCAGCAGCTGGTGTActgaaataattaaatataaatatgtagacttatattatttttgcaGTGAGCGATAGGGAGCACGTCCTTTCAAATAGCCGAGATCATTTTGTGAGTGGTAAATACCACACGCGCTTCAACGCTAGGGAAGGCACTAGATATTGCTTTCTTAATTTGCGTCTCAtcgattttatttatttgtggcTTAAACAGAAGAGATACAGTTAATCTTGTAATCTATATCTCTCATAGTTCTCTACACCTATGTACCTATGTAGCTAACAATTAATTTACTGAAGATGTACACTTGATATGGGAGATTGCTTGTATCTCTACGTATGTGTTTCACGGCAGTAGATTTTCTTATTCTTGTACAAAGTAGCTCATATACTAGCCTgtttttcagcaaaaaaaaaaaatgcggtGTCATGCAGGGATGATCCTTGGATAAATTTCTACACACTTTAACCAACATATTTAATAAACAAATACCATTACCAATCCATGTgcaatttataataataataatattccgcatttatatagcgcttaatacatcggaacgacgtctctaagcgctttacagacatattattaccccggtcatcggatccttgcatgcccgcatacaatgtatgcaccttctccactccctggggagcattccaacaagagttccaagactcaattgctaggcatactacatataggctttcacatcctaccgggtacccatttaacacctgggtggagagtggcaaagtgtggattaacgccttgccaaaggacgctaggccatggtgggattcgaacacatgaccctctgattataaggcgagagtcagaaccgctgcaccacgacgcttccaccTACGTAAAGCAAATCGGTAACCAGTGGGAAGAATGTTATTTAATGCTGAAGAACCTGATCAGACGGTAGACATGTTGAAGCCTGTATCATATAGTATGCACCAATTacaaacattgtattaagctatacataaaCAATACATACTATTGATATTACTTACATTCTGTTGTTTAAATTGATGTCTTTGTAAATGCTGAAATCTTGTTCTACACCTATTTCACACACTATGCAACACTTCCAAGCTCTTACCTGTATGATTCTGAAGAAGGCATGGAATAATTCCAAAGCTGCTCATATGTCTGACCATTGAACGCTATAACGGTTGAATTGAACATGGACATGACAATGTCTTTGACCCTATCGCCAGTGAGGTCAACGAGGACAGGGGGCGTCATCACACCCTTGAAGGGGTCAGTATAGATGACCTTTGCCTGTTGAGGGAAGAGAAAGCACAACAACCAATCGCCTCTGAATACtatgatttgaatataattttacaatGACCACCTGGTTCAAGGAACCAATGGGATTTCAGCAGTCAATGGTTGTcaaaaaaattcttaaaatcTCTTAGCAGCTGTCTAAACTAAATTGTAGACTTTTCTACCATTTAttctttgattcaacaaaatCTGCTAAAAACACAGGGTTATTTGAACCAATTTAGGCAATTTTTGCCATTGCGTCTGCAGTTAAAAACTGGCATGAATAGGTACGTCAAGaatagtttttttctttttcaacatTTGTCTGACAGATTGTCAGTTCTAAACCCTATATACAGTTTTGTTTACCAGAGAAGCATAGATGTCCTACTGATACTATGGTAACAGTTGCATtatgacaacttgtcagtgccAATGGTCTACATGACCATAATTACTTGAAATTATCACCCTTTTTCATTCTTGGTGTTACTTTATGTTTTGACTTCCTACTAGTAATTATATGATATTAGCATATGTGGTACAAAAGTAAATTCACCTTTTAATACATCAAACAATTCATTCACGATGTTATGTTCATATTGCTAAAATTACCACATGCAGGCAAGGATAAGAAAAGTATACATGGAAATTATTCAGTACTCAAAAATACAAAGTTGAGAGTCTATGTATTGTAAATTAGGAggggattattttttttacttcaggATAATTACTACAAGATATTGCCCTTCAAGATAATCATACTTGTAGATATCATAATCAACATACCTGCGTCATGTTACAAATAATGATGTCATCGAGAGGTATAGCCCACAGGGAGCCTCCCACTGTCTCTCCCCCAGTTCCGAATAGAACCATGGCTTTCCCACCATGCTGGTAGAAAAtctacaaaagaacaaaaacagaaaTATTAAAAGGAGAAGATGAGGTGGAGTACTAGGGtcgaggatgggggggggggcagggggaggATGGGTGTGGAGGAAGGGGGACAGGAAGGAGGACAACAAATGTTAATATGAGAGTATGGGGGGGGAATACAAGGAGGAAGAGGGGTAGTAGTACAGGGCAGGGCGATAAAGAAGGGGAGCCACGACAGGGACAGAGACAGGAACATATTAACAGGAGAGTATGAGGGGAAGTATATAGGGGGATAGGGAGAGGGGCAAGAAGTAAGGGCAGGGTAGTAGCAGGGGCGAGAAGGGAGGGGATCAAGAAACCAGCGCAGGGACAGGGAAAGGGATGAGATTgggaataacaataataatgataataatacttagTAATTATACAGCGCTTTTCCCAAAAGGCCAAAAGTGcttacaatgaaaatatttaaaataaattatataatgCTAAAACTATGAAACCCTAGAATGAGGGCATTAGAAGAGTGGGTGTAGGGGCATGGGCAGGAACAGGGGCGAGAGGGGAGGGTTGGGATAGCAGCAGGGACaagaaaatattaattgtaGGAAGAGAGGCAACGATGATCACAATATGCAAACAAGCCTGTATGATATCACAATATGGCATGTCATATGCAAGCTAAATTCTTGCCATGCATTAACGAGTTCAAGGTTAAATACATTTACAGTAATGTATGAATGAACACAAATAAACAGACATGAAGAGTaaataaattgcaaaagctcctaCACATTTTCAGATAGAAAATTTACTACAAAAACAGAAGATGAAGCTTTAAAACTCACCTCGCACCCCTGGCACAAGCAAGTAAAAAAGTTTTGAACCGTGCTAGAAAGATCAGATAtaatgtgttcacagtatggAACAAGGTGTGAAGTCAATGTCACACTCTTATTGGAGCATTTGAACAGCGTGAATCACAATTTTCACATGGTTCAggatgtgaacacactgttaaAATCCACATTGTGAAACCATCACCTCACTTTTTAATCTGAGCATTTAAACAGGATGTATGACATCTTCATATAATCCATGATGTGAGCACAATGTGTGAACACTCCACTGAGGTGTCCACTGTGAAGAATGTTCTTTACATTACAACTTTAGAGCATTTTAATCATGTCAACGACATCCTCATGTAATCCACtatatgtgaacacactgtgaagcatcggcggatccaggggggtggcgcagggggcgcgcgccccccctaatatttgagcggcgccgctcaaaaaaaaaagtaaaagaaagaaaaggcgccgcttgaaaaaataaaaataaaggaaagaaaagaaaactacATTAtccccaacaacttcgccggtagcagtgcgctgcctgcatataactggtgcCAAtgaagaataatcagcgccacctaaatctaaatcggcgccgggcaagaataatcagcactatttggttataaatcggcgccagtcaagaaaaatcggcactgccagagtcttaaccggcgtcaatcaaggataatcagcgccacctaaatctaaatcggcgccggacaagaataatcggcgccatctgtttataaatcggcgccggtaaagaaaaatcgacgctgccttAGTTCTTAagcggcgccgatcaagaataatcagctccacctaaatccaaatcggcgccagtcaagaataatcggcgcctcctggttctaaatcggcgccagtcgattatgaattgccgctgcctgaatcttacgtgacgtctgtaaaaatataaacaacactatttgtttaaattggcgccggtcaagacaaatcggcgctgcctttgtcttaaccggcgccacctaaatttaaatcggcgccggtcaaaaatgatcagcgtcccctggttccaataaataggcgccggtagaataatgaagaagggcctattgccaaccaaatctagatcggcgccggtcaagaatgatcagcggcacctagctggttatacattttattgttgaatggtcataacgaataacaaagcttatcgcatgccctgacagagtggactggggcgggacagttgcccacagatgtcatgaaatctttaatttgttattttaagaaatcccagaatcatacaaaagtgtagagcaaatcctttaattttgatcttattttccaatgctttagtaaaaaaaggtcagtcacttttcttctttacacattccacattgtgccacctctatggcctttagtgtaagacagctattctagtgttttatgaagatgattcgatattttagtccaAAACGTTGCTtataccgggagtgtataattacgcaaccatacagacgtatattcgttagaccttaaaccactaaatctcattttaaatgtataaatacagtttgtcaatacctttgttttaacgtttaaatgtttacgacacaaaatttgatttattttcatcttacattaagttaaatattattcatctgatcactCAGGTAGAAGTTTAAAACAAAGATAATGATACCCATAAAACTGGAGAACTTtttccaaagctctgtcttgaaagatctctttctgaattcagctcataagcattatatccagtttcatcaaagtaattagataaacattactcatcattacaaattgcattagatttagtgaaaagcatcacaatatataattctgtatataggcctaaacatcatgtacatgaaaattgaatgataatatataaacctGGATTGATGATGTATTACAAATGATTCATGATGACTTGTAGTATCATTGTATATGCAGTGGcgtcgatccggggggggggggggcagggagcGATCGccctaccaatgaaaatattgggtttgtgtggcaaacatatcgttttgccctcCCCCAATagttccgcatgtgcaaaaataaaataagatggtaatGTGACACATAAATCAGCAAGTGAGAtagagctacacaactcgttctttattcaaaatcgtgcaaattgtccgcttttcagattggaatataaaaatgttcagctcgcacttcgcgctcgcatcatttctgtagcaaaaccccatacttttcatgattaaatatatgtgaatagaatgtcccgttttcagttctaatcaaaataactcccgcttcgatctgcaataatcttttgttggatataatcttgttctctATTAAAatcgtccattaaactgtcattttttcagatcgaaatatcaaaattttaagctcgcgctttgcgctcgcatttattgttttttttcgatacccatcttaatcattggtaccaaaatgcttagaatataaacctttctggtcagaatataaagaaattttagctcgccctcggcactcgcattatctgtgtagtgagatatgtatcctcctcacgAGTtgctacaaacagtcctaaacaggcacctttttccttttt carries:
- the LOC129266977 gene encoding uncharacterized protein LOC129266977; protein product: MTAPMTAVGMGNQRYFDVYLDDPSSSEEDEYIDLSRPLMSPKKFPHRIPSRPTPVKTNTPDTKLPKRKPVWYFKRKKDCLQAFYIVMIIMVIVIFALVLMRILNDAAKHRTSDDDKQSHLTAIAALGNFAMSRPFGINVKLKPTAKPTLSSIVIEPSKTIPKTPTVASHGEKSKVDVDVEEPKQEPQRTVLPCTKYTVQDVWVQNIPQLQLESGIRLLDVNQDGVLDAIIGFSTDATAYFAHQYLMCSIYFNGSVPCFGGVLALDGITGQELWRHYSSMEVFAVNCNGDLTGDRVNDCAIAGRSGVMEAVDGTSGKLLWKYHVKKAGEALSNFYTAQFIHDVNGDGVRDLLNALGGDPVREPGAPVTHSGNVMLLSGSDGSVISACGVPDGMESYYSPQIFYQHGGKAMVLFGTGGETVGGSLWAIPLDDIIICNMTQAKVIYTDPFKGVMTPPVLVDLTGDRVKDIVMSMFNSTVIAFNGQTYEQLWNYSMPSSESYSTPAAGFYNDDDVPDFMVVYNYGPGYPLYYYVQINILDGRNGQPLLQENIISSGSATTSPLTVSTEGYGNDAFFYWRLGCEGHEQETEAFSFTGEGESKGSLSRTNFCRERFNSGSVTTGSLLNQHMDVPGQVVYTSADRFEDEHRYTVNATRMAMEYLKKYPEVIPVVLDAQKQDDKEEENKSKEDNDQKDSSAKEENKQSATDSALPNSHNQDSEPTTLPPQSRTHSLDFQNEYDKLLARLSAISDNLKDQDDFHDDQEFTSPDQRDSSTKATNLEINTDKSDKIPTESAQAKEENEAVDATLTNTSPSDDDALLSGDIAGGLEDLGLPESWFDSPKEKKSGQESGDETPQDDLQNLSEEELEGILKDLLGLDDESKNDGKTKRFVSKRNAKLFVSRSDMPRDEQHQRSRRHAGLHDAGGIQRLISTGTLAPPLSPVLDDLPSDPNSIDVIFATYWFYPKPNRIITATEQKCLDDWTNNEQQRMDPSNEYYGLDHDAYEHLGSDHCRKLAASATASPTESPTDPLNIYPFNLDAGEMTVYRLRLSCDCGLKEAKRTDPGARCARILPYHQQEWGAYMGTYGNSYFRERIKEDPKA